From Triticum aestivum cultivar Chinese Spring chromosome 4A, IWGSC CS RefSeq v2.1, whole genome shotgun sequence, a single genomic window includes:
- the LOC123088586 gene encoding sucrose:sucrose 1-fructosyltransferase gives MKSRGASAVPDTPPVISGHAPQQHQRGGGGGGTRWRECAAVLGAVAVVVLVVTHALLNVGDDVADPVARLRAATDEKAAVLSKKTPGEAQAEQEIKAAAGADADGSPWSSEMLQWQRTGYHFQPDGNFMNDPNAPMYYRGLYHFFYQYNPKGVVWNKIAWGHAVSPDLVHWRHLPVAMVPDQWYDINGVLTGSATMLPNGTVILLYTGNSETFAQVQCLALPADPTDPLLRTWTKHPANPVIFPPPGIGDRDFRDPMAAWFDKSDNTWRTIIGSKDDHGHAGIALMYKTKDFIKYELIPDPVHRVEGTGMWECIDLYPVSGGSNSPEEVIYVMKASVNDEWHDYYALGRFHAEANRWTPMDPEADVGIGMRVDWGKFYASTSFYDPVKQRRVSWGFVGETDSPNTDIAKGWASLQGIPRKVVLDQKTRTNILQWPVEEIDTLRYNATNFSGITIESSSVITLPLRQVAQLDIEASFRLNASAIAALNEADVSYNCSTSGGATERGALGPFGLLIHATNSGSEQLAVYFYIYKGLDGGLRTQFCHDESGSSRAKELLKRVVGSTVPVLHGEALSARVLVDHSIVESFVMGGRMTVTSRVYPMKAIHAAGRVCVFNNATGSAVTVEKLVVHEMASAPIQPYHDA, from the exons ATGAAGTCACGCGGCGCCAGCGCTGTCCCCGACACGCCGCCGGTGATCTCTGGGCACGCGCCGCAGCAGCACcagcggggtggcggcggcggcggcaccagGTGGCGCGAGTGCGCCGCCGTGCTGGGCGCCGTGGCCGTGGTGGTGCTCGTCGTCACCCATGCGCTCCTCAACGTGGGCGACGACGTGGCTGACCCGGTAGCCCGTCTCCGGGCAGCCACCGACGAGAAAGCGGCCGTTCTGTCCAAGAAGACTCCCGGGGAGGCCCAAGCCGAGCAGGAGATCAAGGCAGCCGCCGGCGCTGATGCCGACGGGTCCCCGTGGAGCAGCGAGATGCTGCAGTGGCAGCGCACTGGTTACCATTTCCAGCCGGACGGGAACTTCATGAACG atcCCAATG CTCCGATGTATTACCGTGGACTGTACCACTTCTTCTACCAGTACAATCCCAAGGGCGTTGTGTGGAACAAGATCGCCTGGGGCCACGCCGTGTCGCCGGACCTCGTCCACTGGCGCCATCTCCCGGTTGCCATGGTGCCCGATCAATGGTACGACATCAATGGCGTCCTGACGGGATCCGCCACCATGCTCCCCAATGGCACGGTCATTCTGCTCTACACGGGCAACAGCGAGACTTTTGCCCAGGTACAATGCCTCGCCCTCCCCGCAGACCCTACGGACCCCCTCCTCCGTACCTGGACCAAGCACCCTGCCAACCCCGTCATCTTCCCGCCCCCCGGCATTGGCGACAGGGACTTCCGCGACCCCATGGCCGCATGGTTTGATAAGTCCGACAACACATGGCGCACTATCATAGGGTCCAAGGATGACCATGGTCATGCCGGTATTGCCCTTATGTACAAGACGAAAGACTTCATCAAGTACGAGCTCATCCCGGACCCGGTTCACCGTGTCGAGGGCACCGGCATGTGGGAGTGCATTGACCTCTACCCCGTTAGCGGTGGCAGCAACTCACCAGAGGAGGTGATATACGTGATGAAGGCGAGTGTGAACGATGAATGGCATGACTACTATGCGCTAGGGAGGTTTCATGCAGAGGCCAACAGGTGGACGCCAATGGACCCGGAAGCTGATGTGGGGATCGGCATGAGGGTCGATTGGGGTAAGTTTTATGCCTCTACATCCTTCTATGATCCGGTCAAGCAGCGGCGTGTGAGCTGGGGGTTTGTCGGCGAGACCGACTCACCCAACACCGACATAGCCAAGGGATGGGCAAGCCTCCAG GGGATTCCAAGGAAAGTAGTGCTAGACCAGAAAACCCGGACGAACATCCTCCAATGGCCGGTGGAGGAGATCGACACCCTCCGCTACAACGCCACCAACTTCAGCGGCATCACCATCGAGTCTAGCTCTGTCATAACCCTCCCTCTCCGCCAAGTTGCTCAACTCGATATTGAGGCATCCTTTCGCCTCAACGCTTCCGCCATCGCCGCCCTCAACGAGGCCGATGTCAGCTACAACTGCAGTACAAGTGGTGGTGCCACCGAACGCGGCGCGCTCGGCCCCTTTGGCCTTCTCATCCATGCCACCAACAGCGGCAGCGAACAATTGGCAGTGTACTTTTACATTTACAAGGGTCTTGATGGGGGCCTCCGGACCCAGTTCTGCCATGATGAGTCAGGGTCATCGCGAGCCAAGGAACTGCTGAAGCGTGTGGTGGGAAGCACCGTGCCCGTGCTCCATGGAGAGGCTTTATCCGCAAGGGTGCTCGTGGATCATTCGATTGTGGAGAGCTTTGTAATGGGTGGGAGGATGACGGTGACGTCGCGCGTCTACCCTATGAAGGCCATCCATGCGGCTGGTAGGGTGTGCGTTTTCAACAACGCCACCGGGTCCGCGGTTACCGTCGAGAAGCTCGTGGTGCACGAGATGGCCTCAGCACCAATACAACCATACCATGATGCATGA